From the genome of Mya arenaria isolate MELC-2E11 chromosome 5, ASM2691426v1:
tcgtcgtccatgtgccacgttattactccacttagtcgtcgtccatgtgccacgttattactccacttagtcgtcgtccatatgccacgttattactccacttagtcgtcgtccatatgccacgttattactccacttagtcgtcgtccatatgccacgttattactccacttagtcgtcgtccatatgccacgttattactccacttagtcgtcgtccatatgccacgttattactccacttagtcgtcgtccaaatgccacgttattactccacttAGTCGTCGTCCATGCgccacgttattactccacttagtcgtcgtccatgtgccacgttattactccacttagtcgtcgtccatatgccacgttattactccacttagtcgtcgtccatatgccacgttattactccactGAGTCGTCGTCGATATgccacgttattactccactGAGTCGTCGTCCATATgccacgttattactccacttagtcgtcgtccatatgccacgttattactccacttagtcgtcgtccaaatgccacgttattactccacttAGTCGTCGTCCATGCgccacgttattactccacttAGTCGTCGTCCATGCgccacgttattactccacttagtcgtcgtccatgtgccacgttattactccacttagtcgtcgtccatgtgccacgttattactccacttagtcgtcgtccatatgccacgttattactccacttagtcgtcgtccatatgccacgttattactccacttagtcgtcgtccaaatgccacgttattactccacttagtcgtcgtccatatgccacgttattactccacttagtcgtcgtccatatgccacgttattactccacttagtcgtcgtccaaatgccacgttattactccacttAGTCGTCGTCCATGCgccacgttattactccacttAGTCGTCGTCCATGCgccacgttattactccacttagtcgtcgtcgatatgccacgttattactccacttagtcgtcgtcgatatgccacgttattactccacttagtcgtcgtcgatatgccacgttattactccacttagtcgtccatatgccacgttattactccacttagtcgtcgtccatatgccacgttattactccacttagtcgtcgtccatatgccacgttattactccacttagtcgtcgtccatatgccacgttattactcaacttagtcgtcgtccatatgccacgttattactccacttagtcgtcgtccatatgccacgttattactccacttagtcgtcgtccatatgccacgttattactccacttagtcgtcgtccatatgccacgttattactccacttagtcgtcgtccatgtgccacgttattactccacttagtcgtcgtccatgtgccacgttattactccacttagtcgtcgtccatatgccacgttattactccacttagtcgtcgtccatatgccacgttattactccacttagtcgtcgtccatatgccacgttattactccacttAGTCGTCGTCCATATGCCACGTTATTACTCCCCTTAATCGTCGTCCATATgccacgttattactccacttaacgtccatatgccacgttattactccccttagtcgtcgtccatatgccacgttattactccccttagtcgtcgtccatatgccacgttattactccccttagtcgtcgtccatatgccacgttattactccccttagtcgtcgtccatatgccacgttattactccacttagtcgtcgtccatatgccacgttattactccacttagtcgtcgtccatatgccacgttattactccacttagtcgtcgtccatatgccacgttattactccacttagtcgtcgtccatgtgccacgttattactccacttagtcgtcatccatatgccacgttattactccacttagtcgtcgtccatgtgccacgttattactccacttagtcgtcgtccatatgccacgttattactccacttagtcgtcgtcaatatgccacgttattactccacttAGTCGACGTCCATGTgccacgttattactccacttagtcgtcgtccatgtgccacgttattactccacttagtcgtcgtccatatgccacgttattactccacttagtcgtcgtccatatgccacgttattactccacttagtcgacgtccatatgccacgttattactccacttAGTCGTCGTCCAAATGCCACGTTATTACTACACTTAGTCGACGTCCATATgccacgttattactccacttagtcgtcgtccatatgccacgttattactccacttagtcgtcgtccatgtgccacgttattactccacttagtcgtcgtccatgtgccacgttattactccacttagtcgtcgtccatgtgccacgttattactccacttagtcgtcgtccatgtgccacgttattactccacttAGTCCTCGTCCATTTgccacgttattactccacttagtcgtcgtccatatgccacgttattactccacttagtcgtcgtccatatgccacgttattactccacttagtcgtcgtccatatgccacgttattactccacttagtcgtcgtccatatgccacgttattactccacttAGTCGTCGTCCATATGCCACGTTATTTCTCCACTTAGTCGTCGTCCATATGCCACGTTATTTCTCCACTCAACGTCCATATgccacgttattactccacttagtcgtcgtccatatgccacgttattactccacttagtcgtcgtccatatgccacgttattactccacttagtcgtcgtccatgtgccacgttattactccacttagtcgtcgtccatatgccacgttattactccacttagtcgtcgtccatatgccacgttattactccacttagtcgtcgtccatgtgccacgttattactccacttagtcgtcgtccatatgccacgttattactccacttagtcgtcgtccatgtgccacgttattactccacttagtcgtcgtccatatgccacgttattactccacttagtcgtcgtccatatgccacgttattactccacttagtcgtcgtccatatgccacgttattactccacttagtcgtcgtccatatgccacgttattactccacttagtcgtcgtccatgtgccacgttattactccactGAGTCGTCGTCCATATgccacgttattactccacttagtcgtcgtccatatgccacgttattactccacttAGTCAACGTCCATATgccacgttattactccacttagtcgtcgtccatgtgccacgttattactccacttagtcgtcgtccatgtgccacgttattactccacttagtcgtcgtccatgtgccacgttattactccacttagtcgtcgtccatgtgccacgttattactccacttAGTCCTCGTCCATTTgccacgttattactccacttagtcgtcgtccatatgccacgttattactccacttagtcgtcgtccatatgccacgttattactccacttagtcgtcgtccatatgccacgttattactccacttagtcgtcgtccatatgccacgttattactccacttagtcgtcgtccatgtgccacgttattactccacttagtcgtcgtccatatgccacgttattactccacttagtcgtcgtccatatgccacgttattactccacttagtcgtcgtccatatgccacgttattactccacttagtcgtcgtccatatgccacgttattactccacttagtcgtcgtccatgtgccacgttattactccactGAGTCGTCGTCCATATgccacgttattactccacttagtcgtcgtccatatgccacgttattactccacttAGTCAACGTCCATATGCCACGTTATCACTCCACTGAGTCGTCGTCCATATgccacgttattactccacttAGTCAACGTCCATATgccacgttattactccacttAGTCGTCGTTCATGTgccacgttattactccacttAGTCAACGTCCATGTgccacgttattactccactGAGTCGTCGTCCATATgccacgttattactccacttAGTCAACGTCCATATgccacgttattactccacttagtcgtcgtccatatgccacgttattactccactCAACGTCCATATgccacgttattactccactCAACAAGGTTTATAGAGACTCTCTTGAAGTAAACGTTAGACGTCTGTGGTGTTTTGATCGATAAACACCAAACAAACAGATAGTTAAGTCAACACAAGCAACAATTAACGACCGGTCGTTTAGATGGCCCAGAACAAGTCTTAACTGAAATTATGAAACACGGGCTTTCGTTATTTATCGGATCGACCTTCCAATACAGTCGATGACGAATTCCATTTTCTCTTTTATCATGATTAACGAATATTATATATCAAGCGCTACAACTGGCGCAATCAACATTTCAAACTTTATCGAACTTATCTCGAatggaaatgtaaatataatacgAAAACTATCTGATAGCCAAGCATTAAATCTTCCAAGTCACTATACAATATCATTGTTCATCTTAGCATTGCATGTATATTGCGTTCATGTTCAAAATGAGAAACACGTGTGTGATGATaattttattaccaaaaatatttatttataaaacataataacataacataaacataataaattaaataaatatatcgatGCCAGAACTTCTCTGCAAGCTTTTAtctgaaatacaaacaaatttattccaGTAAATTGATGTACTTCTTTCCCACCTAAACGTTTTATATTCAGTCTACATTATATCAAGTTTGGAAGAGAAAGCAAAGATAAAAGTACCGAAAGTTGTAACTGCTAGTACAACTTTCAATGTAAGTTGCGTGTGTATAAACTGTATAAACCATATACTAAAGTAACTGATATTGGTGCTCTTTTAAGAGTTCagcatgtttttaatatatgtttcaggTTTCATGCATTCCCAAATGTAAGAAGACCTAAATCTCTTTTTTTTACTGTGCTTCGTAAAATATTCACCCAAGTTGTAATAAACTTTGGTAAAGATATATAATTTCTTTCTGgcttaaaatggaaaaaaaaagataattagaAACAGTAACCAGGGCTCCATTAACAATAAGGACTAAGAATAGGGTATGCCGGGAAACATGAGACAATCAGTTGTTCGTTATCATGTACATAAACTTGGTGGCGTGGAATACTTACAAATCACTTAGTAAGCCCAGAGCTCCGATCGGTCAGTACATCTGTTTACCGATGCCGTAGCTCATTGAACCTTGACCGTAGCCGCCAAATCCCTGTTTACCGAGGCCGTAGCTCATTGAACTTTGACCGTAGCCGCCATAGCCCTGTCCACCATGGCCGTAGCTCATTGAACCTTGTCCGTAGCCGCCATAGCTCTGTCCACCTTGGCCGTAGCTCTTTGACCCTTGTCCGTAGCCGCGATAGCTCTTACTGGCCTGGCCGTAACTCATTGAACCTTGTCCGTAGCCGCCAAATCCCTGTTTACCGATGCCGTAGCTTATTGAACCTTGTCCTTAGCCGCCAAATCCCTGTTTTCCGATGCCGTAGCTCATTGAACCTTGTCCGTAGCCGCCATATCACTGTTTACCGATGCCGTAGCTCATTGAACCTTGTCCGTAGCCGCCAAATACCTGTTTACCCTGGCCGTAGCTCATTGACCCTTGTCTGTAGCCGCTAAATCCCTGTTTACCGATGCCGTAGCTCATTGAACCTTGTCCGTAGCCGCCATATACCTGTTTACCCTGGCCGTAGCTCCTTGCCCCTTGTCCGTAGCCGCCAAATCCTTGTTTATCGTAGCCAGCGGATCCGTGTCCATAACTACCAGAGCCGGAAGGCATTTTGCCAATACCAAGTATGCGGTAACTTGTTCCAAGGTCGTGTGGATACTTCTGAAGATACCCTTGTTGTGATCTTCTACCACGGTTGTCATCGGCGTTTGCAAAGGCACACAGCGCCAGGAAGCCAAGGGCAACAACTGCGGACTTCAAATAACCTGAAACAGAACATATATTGTTTGCCTTTGATAAAAAGCTTTCTTAGGACATATTGAGTTCATGCttgctataaatagaatatatatgttacattgaaatcttaatgattaagaaaagGCGGAGTGAGCCCATCTCATGTACCAAAGTATCcgatatacatatattaagcTTGACATTTAAGCAAGCCACAGGTGATACtgaaattttcaattttgatcGATGGCGACCCCATACAACTTTGGTATTGTTATGTACAAAAGGTTTTTGCTTGTTGATAGCTATAATGCCTAATGGAGAACTAAAAAACATGATATAGGTTAAGCTTTTGCACTTCGTGCTTTTGTTCCTTAGTATACCTGAAATGGGACGTGAAATGATCAATTTTGCAATCCTTCAAGGCCAAAAGAGCTTGTTTGTAATATGTATTAGTATATGTTTTACGTATTCTTTTATTACACTccaaattaaactaaaaaaccATCAGGCGTCCAAAGTGCAAATTCGTGTACATAAATGCTACATTAAATCTTGCCTCAGAGAAGAACGAACACTAATATGGAACATTGATCGATTGTAGTATTCTATTAACAAACatcaaatgtatatatttgtattgcttttttttattatattaaatttaggAAAGTATTTGTCGCCAACAATTcgacattttataaaaaagacatgAACTACGTTATCTATATCAGCCGGTCAAGTGAAGATATATTTGTTCCACCATAGTTCAATGACGACCTCGATTAGATTTACTTTAAAATCTTATAAAATTATAAGTTAAGTAAGATAAACATTCGGCAATCGGTAAGAACATGAATAGTGCCTGTTTCTATCATCGTAATTTCAGTTCAAAGCATGATTCTCTGACAAATACTTATCAAACAGGTAGATGATTTGTTtcgtgaataaaataataataataataataataataataataataataataataataataataataataaataaataataattctaataataataataataataataataataataataataataattattattattatcatttcatatgttttgcCTTTTGgcaataaatgttataacatttaatgctgaataaatgttttgctaTGTTAAAGAAGAACTTTTGCAAAATCATAATTGAAATCGATCTCAAGCATATATATACAACTAGATggacaaaaacacaaacataaaacacacaagTCCTAAAATCAAGCAAGAAAATTCCTCTTACCATTCATTGTCACGTCCAGTCGGCACAAGATACATTTCCACGGTAGCCCTTGCTTTTATCCTACCTTTCCAAAGCCTGTCACACGCTAATTGACAGTAACTCATTTGAAGATGGGtaaattatggaaatatttgtCTAGCGTTTGTTCGGGTGTCGGGACAGTGTGAATTAATTATGCTAATTAGAATACAGTGTATACTTGTCAATACGTCGAACTGAAGCGATTTGTTTTGCCTTTTTAGtcttaaaataatgcaaaatagaAAATACTGGTAAAAATAGTCATTGTAAACGGGGTTTCTTTTTAAATTCTTGAATAAGTCTAAGTTCAATGAAGAAAGCACATGTTTATAATACAGATACAAGGGAATCCTGAATCCTAGTACACTATTTTTAGTGTTCAAGTACGTTTATTTTATAGATTGGTTGTTTCTGTGTAGTTAAACTGAATTCCGTTAAGTGTTTGATTACCTAAATATTGTGATTTCCCTAGTTTTTACAGTTGATATATTACTCAATTGTAGGAACTTATAACATCTCAGTAAAGTTATATGCCCGAGAATGATTGGAAATGCATTTATGGCGAACAATagatttaatatatgtatatcttgTGCTTGTACACGCATATCGTAATATAAGTTAAAATATCTTCCTGAGGGTTATATAGTCCCAATACATAAAAAGGGAAATTCAAACGAAGTTGGAAATTTTCGAGGAATTACATTATTAAGTGTTGTGGGAAAACTATTCACAAATACTATTAATAGTCGACTTTCAACTTGGGCtgaatattaccatgtatataTCGAGGCACAAGCTGGATTCAGAGCTAAAATGAGTACCGTTGataacatatttgtattacaaaatttaattaacCATGTTCTTAACGAAAACAAGcagttgttttgtgtttttgttgattttacaaAAGCGTTTGATTATATAGTACGAGACAATATGTggtataaactttatatattagGACTACGGGGCAATCTCTTTTCAGTTATAAAGtctatgtataattatgtatattcaAGAGTTAAACACCAAAACGAGTTAGGTGCAGTGTTTGAAAGTCATTTAGGTGTACGTCAAGGCGAATGCCTATcgccattattattttcattgtatattaacGATCTAGAGGAAGTATTATATCTCAAAGGGGCCAAAGGGGTCGACACAGGAATGTTAAAGTTCTTTTTACTCTTATATGCAGACGATATTGTAATTTTTGCTAATTCAGCAGCAGAACTGCAAgcgaatattaatatattagaGGAATATTGTAACACCTGGAAACTTAAGGTCAATATAAGCAAAACAAAGATATTGGTTTTTAGGAAAGGGGGTAGATTACCTATAAATCTTCAATTTTTCTATCAGGGATCACCATTGGAGgttgtaaataaatttacatatttaggtATAGTCTTTAGCTTAGGGGGTTCACTTACGCATGCTACCAAAACGTTATCTGGCCAAGCacataaagcaatttttaagttaggaaaatatttgaacaaatttacTAATATAACACCTGAACATAAATTGGAACTTTTTGATAAACTTATTAGACCTATCCTATTATATGGTTCAGAAGTTTGGGGATTTTCAAAACGATTGCTAATTGAAAGGATACACACccaattcataaaatatatatgtactttcggttaaaacaacaacacaaaatgacTTTGTTTATGCAGAGACGGGCAGATTAGATCTACTGTCgcaatgcattataaatattattaaatactgGCTTAAAATTTTAAGTATGCcgaatgataaatatgtaagaattatctataatgtaatgattaatgatgttgtaaaatttccaaataaaacaaactgggcagtacatgttaaaacaatattgagtaATATGGGGTTTCATCACGTTTGGCTTGCACAAGGAGTTGgtgatatttcaaattttgtgtcatttttaaagcaaagaATACGAGacgtttatgttcaaaatttaaacagcAGATTGTCAGACTCCTCAAGAGctttattttatagaaacatttctgattttgaattaaaaccCTATCTTAAGTGTGTTAATGTACAGAAATTCAGAATTGCTTTAAGCCAATTAAGATTATCGTCGCATCGGTTAAATATAGAAGTTGGTAGGtggaataatacaattttggaACAAAGACTTTGCCCACATTGTAATGTcttagaagacgaatttcatttcttgGTTGAATGCAacctgtatacaaatattagatCTAAATATATTCCTAGATATTATCGTACTAATCCAGATATGTTTAAAACCATAGAATTGCTGAATACAGGTCATACTGATTTGTTAAAGAATCTTTCTATTGTCGTGTATAAAGCATTTGCTCAGAGAAagaatttcattactttacatgatacatgattattatatgtttttaataccAGCCGCTATATAGTTGTAATAAGGATTTTTTCgtaataattcttcttttgatTAACATTTGCTACTATTTTTGTTACTGTAAAATGTCTCAactagttaaaaaaaacatataatcacCGCCAAGCAAGTgttaaataatggaaatgatCATGGACTATCATAGTCtacttcattgatgtatatatgtgtgatgttatgtgtggaaataaacttgtgttcTGTGTTCTATCTTCATATTTAGTTTTACAACTTTGTGTTTGTCTCGTGAATCTATCACATTTTAGTAACTCAAAACTCTTATAAACAGTCAAGTTTAACTTGACATGGAGtcatgtttgttcaaataaacTTCCAAGGAGACCAGGGCTTGCATATGATGTGTTGCCTGGAGTATGCTATTTGTATATCTACGGacttttaaatacaaactagtCTCGGGCGTATGACTGGAGACCGTTCTGGACATATATTACCGTTTAGCAACGTCATGGaaccagggctggtattcacTGTTGGTCTTCATTTGATCTCAGAACGATGTAGccaatcggattacttgttattcaTAACTGGCCAATAGAGTGagtgaagtcaatgatgtatgaccaaaAGATTTACTTAAGACAGATATTGCATACCAGATCAACTCATAATGAGTAGGCTTTGCATGCCAAAGgacatttattttctacaaaAGTGAACATTCTCTCCAtcccaaatatatatatcatgaagATATTCTATCTTACAAAAATTGTTATgcctatacatgtacatgtaattgttaCGAAACAGAATGGGACGTTTTATCTTGTTTGAATACTCTTCTTTGTGAAGGTAAAATTTAGAGTTATTCAACCACGCCAAACTTTTGCGATACTTAAAAAAGGCcataaatgtaagcatttctTTGATTTGCAAtccaatatatatgaatatgatgtaaatttatatgtttctttatgGGTAGACACGGAAATTTGCAGTTCTTGTTCTATTTTTGCTGCTTGCTTGAAATTAGATTCGTCCTAGTATGTTTCGTAACAGAATGTAATATTCGCATCCCCGGCTTTTCGTTCGGGATTCATTTTTTGTCGATTCGTCCTAGATGCCTTTCGTACTATTGTGTTAAACGTGTATTACAGTGGGTTACTTGGctatttaatgtaaattgattataatttgtaACTTTCTAGTCCAGATAACAGATCTATAGATCTATTGATATTGTATTTCACATTATCAATAGATCTATACCTctatttatttgacatatttagtcatgttatatgtttttgcacaatttattaaactttaattgGATTATTACTGATTGTATTAAGCTTCGGGCATTTGGGATTATGCGCCCTGATTGTGTGTCTTGAATAAGTTATCGGGCATTATAGTAAATGTgcccttttttctattttaagctttacgacaataaacatcGGACCAACCACAGTCTTGCCTTTACATTCCTCGTCCGGTTACAGTAATACTGATGGCTTCAATGCAAAATCTTTTGTTCGCCAACCTATGgcgtttatatatttattacagaaAATGCAGGGACAACAGCAGCTGATTGTATTAAAATGGTTTGGTTTAAGTTTACCGAAGTGTTCATTCACTGGTAAAAAAATCCGATATCTTTTATACAACAACGACAATACCGAAAATaccgacaacaacaacaacaacaacagtagcagcaacagcaacaacaacaacaacattaagcACACAAAACAGTATTTATGCTAGGGCATCATAAGCAATTAttagtattttatataatattgataattaaggCGGGGCTTGTTTGAAAGACGAAATACATAAACGTTTCAAAGTTTCATTGATTGTATCTAGTTTTGAGGTGAAATATTAAGCAAGCATAATACAAACATCCGTTGCGACGattgatatatttacacaataccAAAGATtagttgtttgtttcagtaaaaGATCCTCTCTATATAAAAAGAGGCCATATGGTCATCATGCTGGAACGACTTAAACAACAGCTATGGGAACAGAACTAATCGTTTGGCGTACCTCCACATTTTATATACCATAATATTCCTGTGGCAGCACATATCTTTTCCATTTCTCGTTTTTTTAGTCTTTCTTTGTAATCGTTACTGTGCTGgtaaacttatttataagaAGATCCATTAAATGAATCGATTTGTTGAACATCTGCTAGCAAGAATATGCTAATGTGTAGTTCCATTGCCGGAGGTGGGACAGTATTCCATGTCTTGTCTTGAATGTGACTTGAGTATACTTTCAAATGGTTGCTGAAACCTTATTCAATAGGGTGGTTCTGTTAGCttagtggttagcgcactcgcttcccACCAAGGCGTCCCGAGTTCGATTCTTTGCGAAAGTGAGTTTGGATTGTAGTCACCAAGCTGTACAAGTTGGGTTTCTCCAGGTACTCCGGTCCACACAAACAACACTTGTCCACACTCTGGCGTATTATCATGCCAACGAGcgtgataaatataattttgttattacttttacaatcgttgtaaaatgaataagtttcAACTAAACTTAATTACATATGAAACAACCAGCCACACATAAAATGCATCCCATGA
Proteins encoded in this window:
- the LOC128234381 gene encoding uncharacterized protein LOC128234381 translates to MNGYLKSAVVALGFLALCAFANADDNRGRRSQQGYLQKYPHDLGTSYRILGIGKMPSGSGSYGHGSAGYDKQGFGGYGQGARSYGQGKQVYGGYGQGSMSYGIGKQGFSGYRQGSMSYGQGKQVFGGYGQGSMSYGIGKQ